A genomic window from Triticum urartu cultivar G1812 chromosome 7, Tu2.1, whole genome shotgun sequence includes:
- the LOC125518173 gene encoding probable fucosyltransferase 8: protein MGLGVERWGREDYCNLITRASHIVCLFTLPFMVLHFGRRAGTLAEWQNAARPTLMGEGLLNVSRQSAAGVDELFGSLLSLGFDRRACLSRYQSPHYYKHSPYAPSPHLLRKLRDYEARHSKCGPGTPTYAKSVDHLRSDGGSSTGDDKECNYLVWIPYNGLGNRMLSLLSTFLYALLTDRVLLVHSPDDFSGLFCEPFPGANSTWVLPPDFPVADISRLGVRSNQSYGNLLDGKKIDNDPAKATAQSVPPYVYLHLAHDLRRSDRLFYCNDDQLVLAKVNWLLLQSDFYFVPALYDMAEFEGELRRLFPAKESVSHLLGRYLFHPSNSVWGMITRYYHTYMAQAEERIGVQIRMFSWASIPVDDMYNQIMACSRREHILPDIDVDAAASSGSNSKSKAVLITSLQADYYDRIKSTYYEHAARGGGMVGVFQPTHEEQQIMGQRSHNQKVLAEIYLLSFSNVLLTTGVSTFGYMSSSLAGLRPTMLMIPKDDGKVPEPPCVRAVSMEPCFHMTPDVQCQGKVVNKEELSHHVKECEDVGKGIRIKGIKLFD, encoded by the exons ATGGGGCTCGGGGTGGAGAGATGGGGACG tgaGGATTACTGTaacttaattacccgggcgtcacacaTCGTGTGCCTGTTCACGCTGCCGTTCATGGTGCTCCACTTCGGCCGTCGGGCGGGTACGCTGGCCGAGTGGCAGAACGCCGCCCGGCCGACCTTGATGGGTGAAG GATTACTGAACGTCTCTCGTCAGAGCGCCGCCGGTGTAGACGAGCTGTTTGGCAGCCTTCTCTCGCTGGGCTTTGACCGACGCGCGTGCCTGAGCCGGTACCAGTCCCCGCATTACTACAAGCACTCCCCGTACGCGCCTTCGCCGCACCTCCTGCGTAAGCTGCGCGACTACGAGGCGCGGCACAGCAAGTGCGGCCCCGGCACGCCGACGTACGCCAAGTCCGTCGATCACCTCCGGTCCGACGGCGGCAGCAGCACGGGGGACGACAAGGAGTGCAACTACCTCGTGTGGATCCCCTACAATGGCCTCGGCAATCGGATGCTGTCGCTGCTCAGCACGTTCCTCTACGCGCTCCTCACCGACCGCGTCCTCCTCGTACACTCCCCGGACGACTTCTCCGGCCTCTTCTGCGAGCCGTTCCCCGGTGCGAATTCGACCTGGGTGCTCCCGCCGGACTTCCCCGTCGCCGACATATCCCGGCTCGGGGTGCGCTCCAACCAGTCGTACGGGAACCTCCTAGACGGCAAGAAAATCGACAACGACCCGGCCAAGGCGACGGCGCAATCGGTGCCGCCGTACGTGTACCTGCACCTGGCGCACGACCTCCGGCGCTCGGACCGGCTCTTCTACTGCAACGACGACCAGCTCGTGCTGGCCAAGGTGAACTGGCTGCTGCTGCAGAGCGACTTCTACTTCGTGCCGGCGCTGTACGACATGGCCGAGTTCGAAGGTGAGCTCCGGAGGCTGTTCCCAGCCAAGGAGAGCGTGTCGCATCTTCTCGGCCGGTACCTGTTCCACCCGTCCAACTCCGTCTGGGGCATGATCACCAGGTACTACCACACGTACATGGCCCAGGCGGAGGAGAGGATCGGCGTGCAGATCAGGATGTTTTCCTGGGCATCCATCCCCGTCGACGACATGTACAATCAAATCATGGCGTGCTCCCGACGGGAGCACATACTGCCAGACATCGACGTTGACGCCGCGGCGAGCAGTGGCTCCAATTCCAAATCCAAGGCAGTCTTGATCACGTCGCTGCAAGCAGACTACTACGACAGGATCAAGTCGACGTACTATGAGCACGCAGCCAGGGGCGGCGGCATGGTGGGGGTGTTCCAGCCGACCCACGAGGAGCAGCAGATAATGGGGCAACGCTCGCACAACCAGAAGGTGCTCGCGGAGATCTACCTGCTCAGCTTCTCTAACGTGCTGCTCACCACGGGGGTGTCAACGTTCGGCTACATGAGCAGCAGCCTCGCAGGACTGCGGCCGACGATGCTGATGATCCCGAAAGACGATGGCAAGGTGCCCGAGCCGCCGTGCGTGCGCGCCGTGTCCATGGAGCCGTGCTTCCACATGACCCCCGATGTGCAGTGCCAGGGGAAGGTGGTGAACAAGGAAGAGCTGTCTCACCACGTCAAGGAGTGTGAGGATGTGGGCAAAGGGATTCGGATTAAAGGTATCAAGTTATTTGATTAA